Proteins encoded in a region of the Clostridium beijerinckii genome:
- the pcrA gene encoding DNA helicase PcrA: protein MDLKSLLNKEQYEGATTIDGQVLILAGAGSGKTRVLTHRMAHMIEDLDIAPYSILAITFTNKAAKEMKDRVKALIGERAENMWISTFHSTCVRILRREIDKIGYKSSFTIYDSSDQKTLVKECMKTLNINDKDITEQEIMGKIGKAKDRMQSVRSFMLENEANFREKKIADVYEMYQKRLKENNALDFDDLIFKTVELFKNNPEVLEFYQNKFKYIMVDEYQDTNGAQYELVKLLASKYKNICVVGDDDQCIYQWRGADIQNILDFEKDYPGAKVIKLEQNYRSKGNILSAANVVIVNNANRKSKVLRTEQEPGNKIKIYRAYADSDEGDFVSKQILDIKNKEDKNYNDFAILYRTNAQSRIFEESFRRRGIPYKIVGGTRFYDRKEIKDILAYLKVIVNPQDDISIRRIINVPKRSIGDATVAKVQEFASGFEFDLWDALAEVRSIPTLTSRNVSTIEPFVALMENFMELSETVPVSVLIESILKDTGYLKQLQESNEIEDKSRIENLKELVSDAADFEKNNEDKSLSAYLERVSLVQDTDKIEEEDDAVVLMTIHSAKGLEFPVVFMVGMENGIFPGNASFEKESEMEESRRLCYVGITRAKQTLFMTSAEVRRVFGKTVAYPQSDFINEIKPDLKEYVGVKKESAKSREKLMQSNSYTNPHSLRNSVTGNRAYTLNNGGINNVIDRSTMNEMAKEYISVSEATLGRKVIHEKFGKGTIVAVQDSGNDKKLTVAFDKQGVKSLLLSFAKLKMI from the coding sequence ATGGATTTAAAATCATTACTTAATAAAGAACAATATGAAGGGGCAACTACAATTGATGGGCAGGTGCTTATTTTAGCTGGAGCTGGTTCAGGTAAAACAAGAGTTTTGACACATAGAATGGCACATATGATTGAAGATTTAGATATTGCACCTTACAGTATATTAGCTATTACTTTTACAAATAAGGCAGCAAAGGAAATGAAGGATAGAGTTAAGGCACTTATTGGTGAAAGAGCAGAAAATATGTGGATATCCACTTTCCATTCAACTTGTGTTAGGATACTAAGAAGAGAGATAGATAAGATAGGCTACAAGAGCAGTTTTACTATATACGATAGCTCAGATCAAAAGACATTAGTTAAAGAGTGCATGAAAACACTTAATATTAATGATAAAGATATAACAGAACAAGAGATAATGGGGAAGATAGGAAAAGCTAAAGATAGAATGCAAAGTGTTAGAAGCTTTATGTTAGAAAATGAAGCTAACTTTAGGGAAAAGAAAATTGCAGATGTTTATGAAATGTACCAAAAGAGATTAAAAGAAAACAACGCGTTGGATTTTGATGATTTAATTTTCAAAACAGTTGAGCTTTTCAAAAATAATCCTGAAGTATTGGAGTTTTATCAAAATAAATTTAAATATATCATGGTTGATGAGTATCAGGATACTAATGGTGCTCAATATGAGTTGGTTAAATTACTTGCTTCAAAATATAAGAACATATGTGTTGTTGGAGATGACGATCAGTGTATTTACCAGTGGAGAGGTGCGGATATTCAAAATATACTAGATTTTGAGAAAGATTATCCAGGAGCTAAAGTAATTAAGCTAGAACAAAATTATAGATCAAAAGGAAATATACTAAGTGCAGCTAATGTAGTAATTGTTAATAATGCAAATAGAAAAAGCAAAGTATTAAGGACAGAACAAGAACCAGGAAATAAAATCAAAATATATAGAGCTTATGCTGATAGTGATGAAGGAGATTTTGTTAGTAAACAAATCTTAGACATAAAGAATAAAGAAGATAAAAATTATAATGACTTTGCTATACTATATAGAACAAATGCTCAGTCGAGAATTTTTGAAGAAAGTTTTAGAAGAAGAGGAATCCCCTACAAAATAGTAGGAGGCACAAGATTCTATGACAGAAAAGAGATAAAAGATATATTAGCATATTTAAAAGTTATTGTTAATCCTCAAGATGATATTAGTATTAGAAGAATAATAAATGTACCTAAGAGGAGCATTGGTGATGCGACTGTTGCAAAGGTTCAAGAATTTGCAAGCGGCTTTGAGTTTGATTTATGGGACGCATTAGCTGAAGTAAGGAGCATTCCAACATTAACGTCAAGAAATGTTTCAACAATTGAACCTTTTGTTGCGCTAATGGAAAATTTCATGGAACTCAGTGAGACAGTACCTGTTTCAGTGCTTATTGAATCAATATTAAAAGATACTGGATATCTAAAACAATTACAAGAATCAAATGAAATTGAAGACAAGAGTAGAATTGAAAATTTAAAGGAACTTGTTTCAGATGCAGCTGATTTTGAAAAGAACAACGAAGACAAATCGTTATCTGCATATTTAGAAAGAGTTTCTCTAGTTCAGGATACGGATAAGATTGAAGAGGAAGATGATGCGGTAGTATTAATGACAATCCATAGTGCAAAGGGGTTGGAGTTCCCTGTTGTATTTATGGTTGGTATGGAAAATGGTATTTTTCCAGGGAATGCGTCATTTGAAAAAGAATCAGAGATGGAAGAGTCAAGAAGATTGTGTTATGTTGGTATAACTAGAGCAAAACAAACATTGTTTATGACTTCTGCAGAAGTTAGGCGAGTATTTGGTAAAACTGTAGCATATCCTCAATCTGACTTTATTAATGAAATAAAGCCAGACTTAAAAGAATATGTTGGAGTTAAAAAGGAAAGTGCTAAGAGCAGGGAGAAGCTTATGCAAAGTAATTCCTACACTAACCCACACAGTTTAAGAAATAGTGTTACAGGTAATAGAGCATATACTCTTAACAATGGTGGTATTAATAATGTAATTGATAGAAGTACTATGAATGAAATGGCTAAAGAATATATATCTGTTAGTGAAGCGACTCTTGGAAGAAAAGTAATTCACGAAAAATTTGGAAAAGGAACAATTGTTGCAGTTCAGGATTCAGGTAACGATAAGAAATTAACAGTTGCGTTCGATAAACAAGGTGTTAAGTCATTATTATTATCTTTTGCAAAACTTAAAATGATTTAG
- a CDS encoding tyrosine-type recombinase/integrase: MAVKTNYKMNGKDYFRVSASFGRDANGKLIRKFFYGKNKKEAEKKLEEYKDSLKQGLIVDKNAYLSSTMSNWLFEVINMSNKIKPTTFERYEGIYRNYIKSSPIASLPLNDIKSLQIQKYYNKLFKNGKTTSQIFNLNKLLKHFFTYAVNEGYLLKNPCIGQIVIPGEVEINNNEVEVFTDEELIAILSYSKNSIIKDIATVCISTGIRRGECLGLKWSDLDSDAMEINISRTVSTVAVIDKDGNRKYETIVQIPKTKGSVRSIPLPESLKPIFERIKIKQNENKLKIGESYNRENEGFIFLTENGNLIDSSNLSRSWKRYLKKIGVRYIKFHALRHTYATRQFEAELPLKTVSTLLGHSSIEITANTYTHVLKKEKEKSIDILNVLKMC; encoded by the coding sequence ATGGCAGTGAAAACAAACTATAAAATGAATGGGAAAGATTATTTTAGAGTATCAGCTTCATTTGGGAGAGATGCTAATGGGAAGCTTATAAGAAAGTTTTTCTATGGAAAAAACAAAAAGGAGGCCGAAAAAAAACTAGAAGAATATAAAGATAGCTTAAAGCAAGGATTAATTGTAGATAAAAATGCTTATTTAAGTTCTACAATGAGCAATTGGTTATTTGAAGTAATAAATATGTCCAATAAAATTAAACCAACTACATTTGAGAGATATGAAGGTATATATAGAAATTATATAAAGAGCTCTCCTATCGCTTCTTTGCCATTAAATGATATTAAGTCTTTACAAATTCAAAAATACTATAACAAACTATTTAAAAATGGAAAAACTACTAGTCAAATATTTAATCTAAATAAGTTACTAAAACATTTTTTTACTTATGCAGTGAATGAAGGTTACTTACTAAAAAATCCTTGCATCGGCCAAATTGTCATTCCCGGTGAAGTTGAGATTAATAATAATGAAGTGGAAGTTTTTACTGATGAGGAACTAATAGCTATTCTTAGCTATTCTAAGAACTCTATAATAAAAGATATAGCAACTGTCTGCATTTCTACTGGAATAAGACGTGGTGAATGTCTGGGCCTTAAATGGAGTGATTTAGATTCGGATGCTATGGAAATTAATATTAGTAGAACTGTTTCAACTGTAGCTGTTATTGATAAAGATGGAAATAGAAAATATGAAACAATAGTACAAATTCCGAAAACAAAAGGATCTGTAAGAAGCATTCCACTACCAGAATCATTAAAACCTATATTTGAGAGAATAAAAATCAAACAAAATGAAAATAAATTAAAAATCGGTGAAAGTTATAATAGAGAAAATGAAGGCTTTATTTTTTTAACTGAAAATGGAAATCTAATTGATAGTAGTAATTTAAGTAGAAGTTGGAAGAGATATTTAAAAAAGATTGGAGTAAGGTATATAAAATTTCATGCTTTAAGACATACATATGCAACACGTCAATTTGAAGCTGAATTACCATTAAAAACAGTATCAACTTTATTAGGCCACAGCAGCATAGAAATAACAGCAAATACTTATACCCATGTGTTAAAGAAAGAAAAAGAAAAAAGCATTGATATTCTTAATGTGTTAAAAATGTGTTAA
- a CDS encoding XTP/dITP diphosphatase, with protein MKKLILASNNKKKIKEMKEILKEIDIEVRSLEDERINIDVVEDGKTFEENAKKKAKEIYEYLLERKDSNFIVLADDSGLEVNYLNGEPGIYSARYAGEHGNDSKNNEKLLNKLKGVLKSNRGAKFICQLAMFTDKREYFKVTGEVEGYIIEELHGDGGFGYDPLFFYEPLDKTFAELTSEEKNEISHRGKALKELKKVIIKLI; from the coding sequence ATGAAAAAATTAATATTAGCTAGTAATAATAAGAAAAAGATTAAAGAAATGAAAGAAATATTAAAAGAGATAGATATAGAAGTTAGATCATTGGAAGATGAGCGTATAAACATAGATGTAGTTGAAGATGGAAAAACATTTGAAGAGAATGCAAAAAAGAAAGCTAAGGAAATATATGAATATCTGTTGGAAAGAAAAGATAGTAATTTTATTGTATTAGCAGATGATTCAGGATTAGAAGTAAATTACTTAAATGGGGAGCCTGGAATTTATTCTGCTAGATATGCAGGGGAACATGGAAATGATTCAAAAAACAATGAAAAGCTTTTAAACAAGTTAAAAGGAGTTTTAAAAAGCAATAGAGGAGCTAAGTTTATTTGCCAATTAGCTATGTTTACAGATAAGAGGGAGTATTTTAAAGTTACAGGTGAAGTGGAAGGATATATTATAGAAGAACTACATGGAGATGGCGGATTTGGATATGATCCATTATTTTTCTACGAACCATTAGATAAAACTTTTGCTGAGTTAACTTCAGAGGAGAAGAATGAAATAAGTCATAGAGGAAAGGCATTAAAGGAATTAAAAAAGGTAATTATTAAATTAATTTAA
- a CDS encoding NifU family protein, whose protein sequence is MKELIMKSLDKIRPMLQRDGGDVELVDVSNDGVVSVKMQGACGNCPGAMMTIKMIIEQRLKEEVPGVTEVIGV, encoded by the coding sequence ATGAAAGAATTAATAATGAAATCACTAGATAAAATTAGACCAATGCTGCAAAGAGATGGAGGAGACGTTGAATTAGTGGATGTGAGCAACGATGGAGTTGTAAGTGTAAAAATGCAAGGTGCTTGTGGAAATTGTCCAGGAGCAATGATGACAATAAAAATGATTATTGAGCAGAGATTAAAGGAAGAGGTTCCTGGGGTTACAGAAGTCATAGGAGTGTAA
- a CDS encoding ABC transporter substrate-binding protein, which translates to MKRIFFYAIMLSFIILFCLGFVNKESNNLSTDDSQETISYGINEIPEDLEKVTNLSKRHEDIICAVSKGLVSKDVDNKIVPSLASEITKSKDGIQYEFKIRDDIFWSDGSKITPNDIATFFKELLKEEDEENIQALLNVYGAKEFRDGKVVYETGVAIKGNENSVIIRLNKADDNFLNELTKPQYTLRKYLIMWRNMKNNYSTLIYSGDYKIDSFNKDQVVLKRNENNKSGIDTIKILNDDSVETSMASYEVKERDIVINPPESELNKLSEQKKLITLPETKGTYLIINSKSNSIPLQGRRDIYNDVCKATESYQNSNNKEFELAEGSFFREDKQDLTKLQARKVISNKEGEWNKPKILTLLCEDTDENRILCRTIEDWFKNNTNITIKYSLVKEEFEDEELKKRYDMILVNNNADSSDKADFYDNFKKYLTEDQNKLLEKLLNTKNNGDYSSLEENLFDNYDILPLVFYNENIAISDKISDLKLDGNGNINFATIQ; encoded by the coding sequence ATGAAAAGAATTTTTTTCTATGCAATTATGTTAAGTTTTATAATATTATTTTGTTTAGGATTTGTGAACAAAGAAAGTAACAATTTATCTACTGATGATTCGCAAGAAACAATAAGTTATGGTATAAATGAGATTCCAGAAGACTTAGAAAAGGTTACTAATTTATCTAAACGCCATGAGGATATTATATGTGCAGTAAGCAAAGGGCTGGTTTCTAAAGATGTGGATAATAAAATAGTACCATCTTTAGCAAGTGAAATTACAAAAAGCAAGGATGGTATTCAATATGAGTTTAAAATTAGAGATGATATTTTTTGGAGTGACGGAAGTAAAATAACTCCTAATGATATAGCTACTTTCTTTAAAGAGTTACTGAAAGAGGAAGATGAAGAAAATATACAAGCATTGCTTAATGTTTATGGGGCAAAAGAATTCAGAGATGGTAAAGTTGTATATGAAACTGGAGTTGCAATAAAAGGAAATGAGAATTCTGTTATTATTAGATTGAATAAAGCGGATGATAATTTTCTAAATGAATTGACCAAACCACAGTATACACTAAGAAAGTATTTAATAATGTGGCGTAATATGAAAAATAATTATAGTACATTAATTTACTCTGGTGATTATAAGATTGATTCATTTAACAAAGATCAGGTTGTCTTAAAAAGAAATGAGAATAATAAAAGTGGTATAGATACTATTAAAATATTAAATGATGATAGTGTAGAAACATCTATGGCATCATATGAAGTCAAAGAAAGAGATATTGTAATAAATCCACCAGAAAGTGAACTTAATAAATTATCGGAGCAGAAAAAATTAATAACACTTCCCGAAACAAAAGGAACATATTTAATCATTAACAGTAAAAGCAACTCTATTCCTCTTCAAGGAAGGAGAGATATCTATAATGATGTATGTAAAGCTACTGAATCATATCAAAATTCGAATAATAAAGAATTTGAACTTGCAGAAGGAAGTTTTTTTAGAGAGGATAAACAGGATCTAACAAAATTACAAGCAAGGAAAGTTATTAGTAATAAAGAAGGTGAATGGAACAAACCTAAGATATTAACATTACTTTGTGAAGATACTGATGAAAATAGAATTTTATGTAGAACAATTGAAGACTGGTTTAAAAATAATACAAATATAACAATAAAATATAGTTTAGTAAAAGAAGAATTCGAAGATGAAGAATTAAAAAAAAGATATGATATGATTTTGGTTAATAATAATGCTGACTCATCTGACAAAGCAGATTTTTATGATAACTTTAAAAAATATCTAACAGAAGACCAGAATAAATTGTTGGAAAAGTTATTAAACACTAAAAATAATGGAGATTATTCAAGCTTAGAAGAAAATCTATTTGATAATTACGATATTCTTCCATTGGTGTTTTATAATGAAAATATAGCAATTTCTGATAAGATATCAGATCTGAAATTAGATGGAAATGGTAATATAAATTTTGCTACAATCCAATAA
- a CDS encoding AIR synthase family protein — MKEGKLDFEDLRNIILNNKTIKRKEVKIRNDVGEDCSIIDFGEYEGIFSTDPITGASENVGKLAVHINCNDIASAGGEPIGILVTILAPTSSTLQEINEIMKEINEEAAKINVEIIGGHTEVTSAVNKMVISVTVIGKNLKGKSVKTAGAQLGDDIIVTKTLGLEGTYILINDHKARIEKILSKEEIEFGSNLINKLSVLREGKISGEFGVNSMHDITEGGLLGGLFEVAMASNKGFKIFKEKIPMLDITKKVCREFKIDPLRLISSGSMLITTKNGSELINLLNESGIEASIIGKICERGALLIDNDSEIEVEPPKRDELFNIQ; from the coding sequence ATGAAGGAAGGAAAATTAGATTTCGAGGATTTGAGAAATATTATATTAAATAATAAAACAATTAAGAGAAAGGAGGTAAAGATTAGAAATGATGTTGGAGAAGATTGCTCTATTATTGATTTTGGAGAATATGAAGGCATATTTTCTACAGATCCAATAACAGGAGCAAGTGAGAATGTTGGGAAGCTAGCAGTACATATTAATTGTAATGATATAGCATCAGCAGGTGGAGAGCCTATAGGTATTTTAGTTACAATATTAGCGCCAACATCATCAACATTACAAGAGATAAACGAAATCATGAAGGAAATTAATGAAGAAGCAGCTAAGATTAATGTAGAGATTATAGGAGGACATACAGAAGTAACAAGTGCAGTAAATAAGATGGTTATATCGGTAACAGTAATAGGAAAGAATTTAAAAGGTAAATCTGTAAAAACTGCAGGAGCGCAATTAGGAGATGACATAATAGTAACTAAAACATTAGGATTAGAAGGTACATATATCTTAATAAATGATCATAAAGCAAGAATTGAGAAAATTTTATCAAAAGAAGAGATAGAATTTGGAAGTAATTTAATTAATAAGCTAAGTGTTCTTAGAGAGGGAAAAATAAGCGGAGAATTTGGCGTTAATTCAATGCACGATATAACAGAAGGAGGACTTCTTGGAGGACTTTTTGAGGTTGCTATGGCATCAAATAAAGGCTTTAAAATATTTAAAGAGAAAATACCAATGTTGGATATAACTAAAAAGGTTTGCAGGGAATTTAAAATAGATCCACTTAGGCTCATATCGTCTGGAAGTATGCTTATTACTACTAAAAATGGTAGTGAATTGATAAACCTTCTAAATGAAAGTGGAATTGAGGCTAGTATAATAGGTAAGATATGTGAGCGTGGAGCATTATTAATAGATAATGATAGTGAAATCGAGGTTGAACCACCTAAAAGAGATGAATTATTTAATATACAGTAA
- a CDS encoding metallophosphoesterase: MLIAVVSDTHRMTKYINLAKALIKDADILIHLGDNIDDAELLENTFKGKVYAVAGNCDYSTKYPKESVIEVNGKKIFFTHGDLYGVKSSMNNIYYRGRELNADIVLFGHTHQQLVEKEDDMILMNPGSISLPKFKGRCIGFINIDNNGEVDAYLKEIRE, from the coding sequence ATGTTAATTGCAGTTGTAAGTGATACACATAGGATGACTAAATATATTAATTTGGCTAAGGCACTAATAAAGGATGCCGATATTTTGATACATCTAGGAGATAACATTGATGATGCGGAATTATTGGAAAATACTTTTAAAGGAAAAGTATATGCTGTTGCAGGTAATTGCGATTATTCAACTAAGTATCCAAAGGAATCTGTCATAGAAGTGAATGGAAAAAAGATATTTTTTACACATGGTGATCTGTATGGGGTAAAGAGTTCTATGAATAATATCTATTATAGGGGAAGAGAATTAAATGCTGACATTGTGTTATTCGGTCATACACATCAACAATTAGTAGAGAAAGAAGATGATATGATATTAATGAATCCAGGAAGCATATCATTACCTAAATTTAAAGGGAGGTGTATAGGTTTTATAAACATCGATAATAATGGGGAAGTAGACGCATATTTAAAAGAAATTAGGGAATAA
- a CDS encoding methyl-accepting chemotaxis protein translates to MFNSIRKKLIFNFVLIAAIITLICITFFSYQMVNGIQNQMKADGIILVNNIKANIESVGVTNTDKIQGIIDQTYKYSDGELCYIGIISSDKTLVAGTSKESIGEKIESTGLDAVFKGNTGAYMDEWKGTPAYNVTVPVKDGDDIGYALSIGISVDNMQKSIRSTIIKSIIYAIVVLILAAVAGVYIGRRIAKPIEIIKDVIEKAGNGDFTAEYKITGKDEIGKLAAASSKTRKSMRELVRKTKVISESLAKLSKDIEIGGSTVASSSEEIATSVTNVSQEGIKQAEALEEAVSLLESFSVDLDNVDNKLKLLADGGKVIKEDTNKGVETINKLANTIDDMLNSFSVSRAKVENLDNTISQINSIVDVINGVAKQTNLLALNASIEAARAGEAGKGFSVVAEEIRKLAEEVLNSSKSITQLIDTVMKETHDVSNTTEAVTKIVKESKNDINTVTNSFEGVISKVNNIPSDINMVHVVLQETMKGRNKILNTVENIASKSQEISALSEEVTAATEEQAAITNEFSMTAKKLVNISSVLEKDILNFRI, encoded by the coding sequence ATGTTTAATTCTATAAGAAAAAAGTTAATCTTTAATTTTGTTTTAATAGCAGCAATAATAACTTTGATTTGTATAACTTTTTTTTCATACCAGATGGTAAATGGAATACAAAACCAAATGAAAGCAGATGGAATTATTTTAGTTAATAATATAAAAGCAAATATAGAAAGTGTAGGAGTTACAAATACAGATAAAATACAGGGAATAATAGATCAAACATATAAATATTCAGATGGAGAATTATGCTATATAGGTATAATATCAAGTGATAAAACTCTTGTTGCAGGAACATCGAAGGAATCAATTGGAGAGAAGATTGAATCAACAGGATTAGATGCAGTATTTAAAGGTAATACAGGAGCATATATGGACGAATGGAAGGGAACTCCGGCATATAATGTAACAGTTCCTGTCAAAGACGGAGATGATATAGGATACGCTCTTTCAATTGGAATTTCTGTTGATAACATGCAAAAGTCTATTAGAAGCACTATTATAAAAAGCATAATTTATGCTATAGTAGTATTGATATTAGCAGCTGTTGCAGGAGTATATATAGGAAGGCGAATTGCGAAACCTATAGAAATTATTAAAGATGTTATTGAAAAAGCAGGGAATGGAGATTTTACAGCAGAATATAAAATTACAGGTAAAGACGAAATAGGAAAATTAGCAGCTGCAAGTAGTAAAACTAGAAAGAGCATGAGGGAGCTTGTTAGGAAAACAAAAGTGATATCAGAAAGTTTGGCTAAACTATCAAAGGATATTGAAATTGGCGGTAGCACTGTAGCATCATCTAGTGAAGAAATCGCAACTTCAGTGACTAATGTATCTCAAGAAGGTATAAAACAAGCGGAAGCGTTAGAAGAGGCTGTTAGCTTATTAGAAAGTTTTTCGGTAGATTTAGATAATGTGGATAATAAATTGAAATTATTAGCTGATGGTGGAAAAGTTATAAAAGAGGATACAAATAAAGGAGTAGAAACTATAAATAAGTTAGCGAACACTATCGATGATATGTTAAACTCATTTTCAGTATCAAGAGCAAAGGTTGAAAATTTAGATAACACTATATCGCAGATTAATTCCATAGTTGATGTTATAAATGGAGTTGCAAAACAAACTAATCTTTTAGCATTAAATGCATCCATTGAGGCAGCAAGAGCAGGGGAGGCTGGAAAAGGATTTTCAGTAGTGGCAGAAGAAATACGAAAGCTTGCAGAAGAAGTATTAAATTCATCAAAAAGCATAACTCAATTAATAGATACAGTTATGAAAGAGACTCATGATGTTTCTAATACTACAGAGGCTGTAACTAAAATAGTAAAAGAAAGTAAAAATGATATTAATACCGTAACAAACTCATTTGAAGGAGTCATTAGCAAGGTTAATAATATTCCTAGTGATATTAATATGGTTCATGTGGTACTTCAAGAAACCATGAAAGGAAGAAATAAGATCTTAAATACAGTTGAAAATATAGCTTCAAAATCGCAAGAAATATCAGCCCTTTCAGAAGAGGTTACAGCAGCTACAGAAGAGCAAGCAGCTATAACAAATGAATTTTCTATGACAGCAAAAAAGCTAGTTAATATTTCATCGGTATTAGAAAAAGACATCTTAAACTTTAGAATATAG
- the ligA gene encoding NAD-dependent DNA ligase LigA — protein sequence MDKIERIKELVEKLNRYSYEYYSLDSPSISDKDYDEKYYELQALERETGYVLPYSPTLRVGDVVLEGFRKYTHKARLWSLDKAQSLQEIIDWHNRNVKFVEEARGRGENLPDLKYVVTKKFDGLTINLTYNTEGILEIAATRGTGSVGEEVTAQVKTIKSIPLKINSNDILEVHGEAIMTQEAFNKYNETSDAPLKNLRNGAAGALRNLNVKETARRNLSAFFYDVGYKEGTPFKTYMEMMEFIKQQGLPVDDYIRVCTSIEEIEKEIDYVRDIRFDLNYDIDGLVIAIDDIRTRELIGYTVKFPKWAIAYKFEAQEATTKLLDVEWNVGRSGRVGPTAILEPVELAGVTVKRATLNNMDDIARKGVRIGAEVFVRRSNDVIPEIMGIVPESLEGSDEITVPEVCPACGSHLVLSGAHYFCENTLSCKPQLVKTIVHYASREAMNIAGFSERTAEQLFEKLNIKSISDLYKLKEEDLIGLEKFAAKKAQNLLEAIEKSKECELYAFIYALGIPNVGVKTAKDLVSRFKSIEGLKNATFEELVEVQDVGDIVAQGVVAFFKEEKVLQTIEELLSLGVSPKYEEKEVIASAFEGKTVVATGSLKNYSRTEIKDKLESLGAKVAGSVSKKTDYVIAGEAAGSKLTKAEELGVKILSEDEFEEMLRR from the coding sequence ATGGATAAGATTGAAAGAATAAAAGAACTTGTTGAAAAGTTAAATAGATATTCATATGAATATTATTCTTTAGATAGTCCATCTATAAGCGATAAGGACTATGATGAAAAATACTACGAGCTTCAAGCGTTAGAAAGAGAAACAGGATATGTACTTCCTTATTCGCCTACATTAAGAGTTGGGGATGTAGTGCTAGAAGGATTTAGGAAGTATACACATAAAGCAAGGCTTTGGAGCTTAGATAAAGCGCAAAGTTTGCAAGAAATTATAGATTGGCATAATAGAAATGTTAAGTTTGTAGAAGAGGCTAGGGGAAGAGGAGAAAATCTGCCTGATCTAAAGTATGTTGTTACAAAGAAATTCGATGGGTTAACAATTAACTTAACATATAATACTGAAGGTATACTTGAAATAGCTGCAACAAGAGGAACCGGAAGTGTTGGTGAAGAAGTTACAGCACAGGTCAAAACAATAAAATCAATTCCACTTAAAATCAATAGCAATGATATTTTAGAAGTTCATGGAGAAGCTATTATGACGCAAGAAGCGTTTAATAAATATAATGAGACTTCTGATGCACCACTAAAGAACTTAAGAAATGGGGCTGCAGGTGCTCTAAGAAACTTAAATGTAAAAGAAACTGCAAGAAGGAATCTTTCGGCTTTCTTTTATGATGTAGGCTATAAAGAAGGAACTCCATTTAAGACTTATATGGAAATGATGGAGTTTATAAAACAGCAAGGGCTTCCAGTTGATGATTATATAAGGGTATGTACGTCTATAGAAGAGATTGAGAAAGAGATAGATTATGTAAGAGATATTAGATTTGATTTAAATTATGATATAGATGGATTAGTGATTGCAATAGATGATATTAGAACAAGAGAATTGATAGGATATACAGTAAAGTTCCCTAAGTGGGCTATTGCATATAAATTTGAAGCACAAGAAGCAACAACTAAACTTTTAGATGTTGAATGGAATGTTGGAAGAAGTGGTAGAGTTGGGCCGACAGCAATATTAGAGCCAGTGGAACTTGCAGGCGTTACTGTTAAAAGGGCGACTTTAAATAATATGGATGATATTGCGAGAAAAGGTGTTAGGATAGGTGCAGAAGTCTTCGTAAGAAGAAGTAACGATGTTATACCAGAGATAATGGGGATAGTACCAGAATCTTTAGAAGGTTCTGATGAAATAACAGTTCCAGAAGTTTGTCCTGCTTGTGGCAGTCATTTAGTGTTAAGTGGAGCTCATTATTTTTGTGAAAACACTTTGTCTTGTAAGCCTCAATTAGTTAAAACTATAGTTCATTATGCTTCAAGAGAAGCAATGAATATAGCTGGTTTTTCAGAAAGAACAGCGGAACAATTATTTGAAAAACTTAATATTAAATCTATTTCTGATTTATATAAACTGAAAGAAGAGGATTTAATAGGATTAGAAAAGTTTGCAGCTAAGAAAGCACAAAATCTTCTGGAAGCTATTGAAAAAAGTAAAGAGTGTGAGCTATACGCATTTATATATGCATTAGGAATTCCAAATGTAGGAGTAAAGACTGCAAAAGATTTAGTTAGCAGATTTAAATCTATAGAAGGTTTGAAAAATGCAACATTTGAAGAACTCGTTGAAGTTCAGGATGTCGGAGATATAGTTGCTCAAGGAGTTGTGGCTTTCTTTAAAGAGGAAAAGGTCTTACAAACAATTGAAGAACTATTATCTCTAGGTGTCAGTCCTAAATATGAAGAAAAAGAAGTGATAGCAAGTGCTTTTGAAGGAAAGACTGTTGTTGCAACTGGTTCACTTAAAAATTATTCTAGAACTGAGATAAAAGATAAACTTGAAAGCTTAGGAGCAAAGGTTGCAGGAAGTGTTAGTAAAAAAACGGATTATGTAATAGCAGGGGAAGCTGCAGGATCAAAATTAACTAAAGCAGAGGAATTAGGAGTAAAGATCCTTTCAGAAGATGAGTTTGAAGAAATGCTAAGGAGGTAG